In the Sulfurovum sp. UBA12169 genome, TGCAGAATTTGAAGTCCTCTCACTCCTTGTCAAACACCAAGGCATCACTCAGTCTCGCGAACAAATCATTAATACATCCCAAACCATGAGCATTGATTCACAAGGAAAAAGCCTGGATGTCATCATCTCAAAAATCCGCTCCAAACTTGATGACCCCAAACGCATTCAAGCAGTACGCGGCATTGGATACAAACTCGTATGAAAAGCTTTACTTCTCTGCGCAGCAAAATTAATCTTGTATTTTCCATCACACTGTTGCTGCTTGGTATACTTTTTATCGTATCGATTAAATATGACCACAATAAAGTCGAAGATCTCACTGAGACACAAGAAAGAGAGATATCCCATTACCTCTATATGTATTTTTTAAAACACGGAAAGATTGACGAAGCCTATCTGGAAGCACAAAATATCTCTATTATTACAGACAAGGGACAATTGGTACAAATAGAACGCTACTTTAAAGATAAAGGCAAATATACGCGTTATGCTGTAGATACCTACCGCCTAAAGCGCATTATCCTTATCAATAACGACCGATTTAAACTCTTTCTCGAAAACAAAAATAAAGCGGTTTTTCCACTCAAACGCGCGCTTATCTTTTCAACAGTATTTTTTTTGATACTTATGCTTTATCTTTGGATCATTAGAAGCCTTAAGCCTCTGTCTGTGCTCAAACAAAAAATACAAACATTTTCCCAGGGCAATTTAAACATTGCGTGTACCAGCGACAAAGAAGATGAAATTGCTGAAGTTGCCAATGAGTTTGATCATGCAGTCAAAATGATACGTGAATTACTGCAATCAAGACAATTGTTCTTGCGTGCGATTATGCATGAGCTTAAAACACCTATTGCCAAAGGAAGACTGGTAAGTGAGATGCTAAGCGAAGAAAAACATAAAGTACGGCTGCATAGTATCTTTGAAAGGCTCAATCTTCTCATAGATGAGTTTGCTAAAATTGAAAAAATTACTTCTAAAAATTTCAAATTGGATATCAGATCTTATAAGGTGAGTGATCTTGTGGAGGCCAGCATTGATCTGCTGATGATAGAAAATCCAAAGCAATTTATCCGTCTTGAGATCAAAAAAGACTATCAGCTAGACGTGGATTTTGAACTCTTTTCTCTGGTGATTAAAAATTTACTGGACAATGGCATCAAATACAGTATCGATAAAAGCGTAACGGTCATTATCGATACAGATAATTTTTTGATTATCAATAAAGGAGAGGCCCTAAAAGAACCTTTGGAAAACTATTTTGGACCTTTTCACGCTTCCCAAAAAGGTTTGGGGTTGGGTATTTATATCATAAAGAGTATTTTGGATATCCATCAAATGAAATTAACTTATCGCCATGAAGAGAAAGAAAATATCTTCATGGTGCGCTAAGAAAATATATTATTTTGATATATTTATCGTATCTGAGAGTGTAAAAGCAAGCTCCAGCGCCTGGCTTGCATTGAGTCTTGGATCGCACTGGGTGTGATAACGGCTTGCAAGCCCTTCGTCTGTGATTGCACAAGAAGTGCTTCCTGTGCACTCAGTTACATCATTGCCTGTCATTTCCAGATGAATGCCTGCTGCCACCGTACCCATTTCTTTGTGAATAGCAAAAAACTGCTTCACCTCACTTAAGATGTTATCAAAATCTCTGGTTTTAAACCCGGTGGAACTCTTTTCCACATTTCCATGCATTGGATCACACGACCATACCACGTTTTTACCTTCCTCTCTGACACGCTTAAGCAGTGCAGGAAAATATTGGGCTATTTTGTCTGCGCCCATACGCACTATAAGGTTCAGCCTTCCTTCTTCATTGTGAGGATTGAGTGCATCAATAAGCGCTATAAGTTCATCGCCTTGTATGCTAGGGCCCACCTTGACTCCAATAGGATTTTTTATACCTCTAAAATACTCAATATGCGCTTCTTTGAGATCTCTGGTTCTGTCACCGATCCACAACATATGCGCCGAGCAGTCATACCATTCTCCTGTTTCCGTATCAAGTCTCGTTAAAGCCTCTTCATAGTTAAGAAGCAATGCTTCATGCGAAGTATAAACTGTGGTTTGATGAAGTTGCGGCAAAGTATCACTATTGAGTCCGCAAGCAGCCATAAAGTTCATTGCATAGTCTATTTTTTCACTTAATTCATCATATTTTTTCCCAAGAGGATTATCTTTAATGAAATCCAAATTCCACTGATGCACTTTTTTCAAATCCGCCAAGCCTCCTCTTGAAAAAGCACGCAAAAGATTGAGCGTAGCCGCCGATTGATTATAGGCCCTAATC is a window encoding:
- a CDS encoding histidine kinase; this translates as MKSFTSLRSKINLVFSITLLLLGILFIVSIKYDHNKVEDLTETQEREISHYLYMYFLKHGKIDEAYLEAQNISIITDKGQLVQIERYFKDKGKYTRYAVDTYRLKRIILINNDRFKLFLENKNKAVFPLKRALIFSTVFFLILMLYLWIIRSLKPLSVLKQKIQTFSQGNLNIACTSDKEDEIAEVANEFDHAVKMIRELLQSRQLFLRAIMHELKTPIAKGRLVSEMLSEEKHKVRLHSIFERLNLLIDEFAKIEKITSKNFKLDIRSYKVSDLVEASIDLLMIENPKQFIRLEIKKDYQLDVDFELFSLVIKNLLDNGIKYSIDKSVTVIIDTDNFLIINKGEALKEPLENYFGPFHASQKGLGLGIYIIKSILDIHQMKLTYRHEEKENIFMVR
- a CDS encoding 3-deoxy-7-phosphoheptulonate synthase class II → MMSWTPGSWRDFPIKQQPTYENKEELKKVEKELSSYPPLIFAGEARRLKEKLAQAGRGEAFLLQGGDCAESFSDFSAKSIKNLFKLMLQMNMVLMYSTGKPVVKVGRIAGQFAKPRSSDFEEINGETLPSYRGDIINGIEFTEEARVPNPHNMIRAYNQSAATLNLLRAFSRGGLADLKKVHQWNLDFIKDNPLGKKYDELSEKIDYAMNFMAACGLNSDTLPQLHQTTVYTSHEALLLNYEEALTRLDTETGEWYDCSAHMLWIGDRTRDLKEAHIEYFRGIKNPIGVKVGPSIQGDELIALIDALNPHNEEGRLNLIVRMGADKIAQYFPALLKRVREEGKNVVWSCDPMHGNVEKSSTGFKTRDFDNILSEVKQFFAIHKEMGTVAAGIHLEMTGNDVTECTGSTSCAITDEGLASRYHTQCDPRLNASQALELAFTLSDTINISK